Proteins encoded in a region of the Tachyglossus aculeatus isolate mTacAcu1 chromosome 11, mTacAcu1.pri, whole genome shotgun sequence genome:
- the HSBP1 gene encoding heat shock factor-binding protein 1 gives MAETDPKTVQDLTAVVQTLLQQMQDKFQTMSDQIIGRIDDMSCRIDDLEKNIADLMTQAGVEELEGENKMPATHKS, from the exons atggccgagaccGACCCCAAGACGGTGCAGGACCTCACCGCCGTG GTGCAGACGCTCCTTCAGCAGATGCAGGACAAATTCCAGACCATGTCCGACCAGATCATTGGAAGAA TTGATGACATGAGCTGTCGCATTGAtgatttggaaaaaaatattGCCGACCTTATGACACAAGCAGGCGTGGAAGAATTGGAGGGTGAAAATAAGATGCCCGCTACACACAAGAGCTAA